In Halorhodospira halophila, one DNA window encodes the following:
- the brxC gene encoding BREX system P-loop protein BrxC, whose product MVMKNRDIYLTDPAERKLANEGVANVNDATTSEALSVLRYELETFVCDGQYREGMAHILDTFLKNIDKAEQPAVWVSGFFGSGKSHLVKVLRTLWVDQSFPDGAAARGVTNLPQGVADLFTELNNEGKRHGGLFAASGTLGASSRDKSVRLALLAVIFRAAGLPPQYPQARFVMWLKSEGIYEEVRRRIEGAGLDWQEELDNLYVSEDLHETLVQVKPNIFPQAESCAEVLLHLYPNVDDVSSDEMVKSIRQALAGDGKFPLTLIVLDEIQQYIGGDTERSIEVQEAVEACSKQFGGKLMFVGTGQTAITGTSNLKKLEGRFTVRIELSDTDVDAVIRQVILAKRPEAQEAIQQTLETNLGEISRHLAGTEFEHRQSDKEVFTADYPILPVRRRFWERALRVLDQTGTESQLRNQLSMVHKAIQTNLDEPLGTVVAGDYLYFDTADRLLQARILPRNVHDQTLSWYYGSEDEQLKARACALVFLINKVASEGQETNLRADVDTVADLMVEELGEGSGSLRAKLPALMDDCELLLRVGDEYRIQTEESQAWQDEFLRQRGDLNSQAHRIHAERDDRLRRRFQEAVGRSSLNQGEAKVPRVLHPIFESDLPKDSQEKVCIWVRSGWVTDENSVLADARQAGSQSPTVFVFIPKRSVDDLHNQLIDYKAAQATLDKRGTPEGPAGTEAKAAMETTRNQAETRISELLDEALSGGRVFQGGGNEVLGNNLAAAVEEAARNALQRLYPKFHLADHKGWDKVYDKARKGVPDALQAVGYEGEVAKNPVCKEVVAYIAAGKKGAEIRAHFEAPPYGWPRDAVHGALQALLVSGDIRAEDENGRAVEPAELNSQAIGKTRFKVEATTISTSQRLQIRQVFQKLGMSVAQGAEGSVAGEFIQRLNNLADRAGGEPPSPERPDTAFLEEIRLSAGNEQLLAIYNRRDEIKQAIEDWRQRGEAIEERLPRWQTLEKLAQPASELPDGEALLSQVQAIRDHRRLLTDPDPVEPLIDRFSQALRERLNQLAEQFTQRHQAGMERLEQDESWQQLQPEQRNQLLAQQRLTNADWPAIQVGSTDEILETLRRQPLDALSERVAALPARFEEVAQEAAELLQPEVQEVATPRRTLQSEAEVDQWLQEVRSRLVEALARGPIRPR is encoded by the coding sequence ATGGTGATGAAAAACCGGGACATCTATTTAACCGATCCCGCCGAGCGCAAGCTAGCCAACGAAGGCGTCGCCAATGTTAACGACGCCACCACCTCCGAGGCGCTTTCGGTACTCCGCTATGAGCTGGAGACCTTTGTTTGCGACGGCCAATACCGGGAGGGCATGGCCCATATCCTGGACACCTTCCTGAAGAATATTGATAAAGCGGAGCAGCCTGCCGTCTGGGTCAGTGGCTTTTTCGGATCCGGCAAATCTCACTTGGTCAAGGTGCTGCGTACCCTTTGGGTGGACCAAAGCTTCCCCGACGGGGCAGCGGCGCGGGGCGTTACCAACCTGCCTCAAGGGGTCGCCGATCTATTCACCGAATTGAACAATGAGGGTAAACGCCACGGAGGCTTGTTTGCCGCGTCCGGGACCTTGGGGGCCAGCTCGCGGGACAAGAGCGTGCGGTTGGCTCTGCTCGCGGTTATTTTCCGTGCGGCCGGTTTGCCGCCCCAGTACCCCCAGGCCCGTTTCGTCATGTGGCTGAAGTCGGAGGGCATCTACGAGGAAGTCCGCCGCCGGATCGAGGGTGCTGGGCTGGACTGGCAGGAAGAGTTGGACAATCTCTATGTATCCGAGGACCTGCATGAAACGCTGGTTCAGGTGAAGCCCAACATCTTTCCTCAAGCGGAAAGCTGCGCAGAGGTCCTGCTCCATCTCTATCCTAATGTCGATGATGTCTCTAGCGACGAGATGGTTAAGTCCATCAGGCAGGCCTTGGCTGGGGATGGAAAATTTCCTCTGACCCTCATCGTCCTCGATGAGATCCAGCAATATATCGGCGGGGACACCGAGCGCTCCATCGAGGTGCAGGAGGCAGTAGAAGCGTGTTCCAAGCAGTTCGGCGGGAAGCTGATGTTCGTCGGCACAGGTCAAACTGCCATTACGGGTACGAGCAACCTGAAGAAGTTAGAGGGCCGTTTCACCGTCCGCATTGAGCTTTCGGATACGGACGTGGACGCGGTTATCCGGCAGGTCATACTCGCTAAGAGACCCGAGGCCCAGGAAGCGATCCAGCAAACTTTGGAGACGAACCTGGGAGAGATCTCTCGGCACCTGGCCGGTACCGAATTCGAGCATCGGCAATCGGATAAGGAGGTCTTCACGGCCGATTACCCCATCCTGCCGGTACGGCGCCGCTTCTGGGAGCGAGCCCTCCGGGTGCTCGACCAGACCGGTACCGAGAGCCAGCTTCGCAACCAGCTGAGTATGGTCCATAAGGCTATTCAGACCAATCTGGATGAACCACTGGGCACCGTGGTGGCCGGGGATTACCTCTACTTTGATACCGCCGACCGGCTCCTCCAGGCCCGCATCCTGCCCCGGAACGTCCATGATCAGACCCTGTCTTGGTATTACGGTTCTGAAGACGAGCAGCTCAAGGCGAGAGCCTGTGCCCTGGTATTCTTGATCAACAAAGTTGCTTCTGAGGGCCAAGAAACCAATTTGCGGGCAGATGTGGATACTGTCGCTGACCTAATGGTGGAAGAGCTCGGGGAAGGGAGCGGTTCCCTTCGCGCCAAGCTACCGGCGCTCATGGACGATTGCGAGCTCCTGCTGCGTGTCGGGGACGAATATCGTATCCAGACAGAGGAGAGCCAGGCTTGGCAGGATGAGTTTCTAAGGCAGCGTGGCGACCTGAACAGCCAGGCTCATCGCATCCATGCTGAGCGGGACGATCGCCTCCGCCGACGTTTCCAGGAGGCCGTAGGGCGATCTTCGCTGAATCAGGGTGAGGCCAAGGTTCCTCGCGTCCTCCACCCCATTTTCGAATCGGATCTGCCCAAGGACAGCCAAGAAAAGGTCTGTATCTGGGTCCGTAGCGGATGGGTGACGGATGAGAATTCCGTCCTGGCTGATGCGCGCCAGGCGGGGAGCCAGTCTCCGACCGTCTTTGTATTTATCCCCAAGCGGTCTGTGGACGATTTGCATAACCAGCTCATCGACTACAAGGCCGCCCAGGCTACGCTCGACAAGCGGGGAACGCCGGAAGGGCCAGCTGGTACCGAGGCCAAGGCGGCCATGGAGACTACACGCAACCAAGCTGAGACTCGCATCAGCGAGCTCCTCGATGAGGCCCTTTCCGGGGGTCGGGTCTTCCAGGGAGGCGGCAACGAGGTGCTCGGGAACAATCTAGCTGCGGCGGTGGAAGAGGCTGCTCGTAATGCCCTTCAACGGCTCTATCCCAAATTCCACCTGGCCGACCACAAGGGGTGGGATAAGGTCTATGACAAGGCTCGCAAAGGGGTCCCGGATGCCTTGCAGGCCGTGGGGTACGAGGGCGAAGTGGCCAAGAATCCGGTGTGCAAGGAGGTGGTTGCCTATATCGCCGCGGGCAAGAAGGGGGCCGAGATCCGGGCGCACTTTGAGGCGCCCCCTTACGGTTGGCCCCGCGACGCCGTGCACGGCGCCCTCCAGGCGCTGCTGGTGTCCGGCGATATCCGCGCAGAAGACGAAAACGGCCGTGCTGTCGAGCCCGCGGAGCTGAATAGCCAAGCGATCGGTAAGACGCGTTTTAAGGTGGAGGCGACCACCATATCCACCAGCCAGCGACTTCAGATCCGGCAGGTGTTCCAGAAGTTGGGGATGTCGGTGGCCCAAGGTGCCGAAGGCAGCGTCGCCGGAGAGTTCATCCAGCGGCTGAACAACCTGGCCGACAGGGCCGGTGGCGAGCCGCCGTCACCCGAAAGGCCCGATACGGCGTTCCTCGAGGAGATCCGCCTGAGCGCTGGCAACGAGCAACTCCTTGCCATCTATAACCGGCGGGACGAGATCAAGCAGGCCATCGAGGACTGGCGGCAGCGGGGTGAAGCGATTGAGGAGCGCCTCCCCCGTTGGCAGACCTTGGAGAAGTTGGCCCAGCCGGCTAGTGAGCTGCCGGATGGCGAGGCCCTGCTCAGCCAGGTCCAGGCCATCCGCGACCACCGCCGTTTATTGACCGATCCCGATCCCGTCGAGCCGTTGATCGACCGGTTCAGCCAGGCCTTGCGCGAGCGGCTCAATCAACTCGCCGAGCAGTTCACCCAGCGCCACCAGGCCGGCATGGAGCGGCTCGAGCAGGACGAGAGCTGGCAACAGCTGCAGCCGGAGCAGCGCAATCAGCTTCTGGCCCAGCAGCGCCTTACCAATGCGGATTGGCCGGCGATCCAGGTGGGCTCGACAGACGAGATCCTGGAGACCTTGAGGCGCCAGCCCCTAGATGCCCTGAGCGAGCGGGTCGCGGCCCTACCGGCCCGTTTCGAGGAGGTTGCCCAGGAGGCCGCCGAACTCCTGCAGCCGGAAGTGCAAGAGGTGGCTACGCCCAGGCGCACGCTGCAGAGTGAGGCGGAAGTGGACCAGTGGCTCCAGGAGGTGCGTAGCCGTTTGGTGGAAGCCCTGGCCCGCGGGCCCATCCGACCCCGATAG
- a CDS encoding BREX protein BrxB domain-containing protein, translating to MSKTQRLIQSYRSFIELPWRDDTAAVQRVMFCVYPEQEELRLRAKIGEFELATREAGHGWAEFDLTDTFPQWMASQRHKEKYFRSPHLLSMLLPRYRSYIVGRFEELLSEDLADENAVIALKGVGSLFGFLKVKEVVDILAPKVAGRLLVFFPGGYEENNYRLLDGYDGWNYHATPITPDQGR from the coding sequence ATGAGCAAGACCCAGCGCCTGATCCAGTCCTACCGGTCCTTTATCGAGCTCCCGTGGCGGGATGACACAGCCGCTGTCCAGCGGGTTATGTTTTGCGTCTATCCGGAGCAGGAAGAGCTAAGGCTGCGGGCTAAAATCGGTGAGTTTGAGCTGGCCACACGAGAGGCTGGTCATGGATGGGCTGAATTCGACCTGACCGATACTTTTCCGCAGTGGATGGCCTCGCAACGGCACAAGGAAAAGTACTTCCGGTCCCCTCACCTTTTGTCCATGCTGCTACCGAGATACCGGTCTTATATCGTAGGACGTTTCGAAGAGTTGCTTAGCGAAGATCTGGCTGACGAAAATGCGGTTATCGCCCTCAAGGGCGTAGGCAGCTTGTTTGGTTTCCTGAAGGTAAAAGAAGTGGTGGATATCTTGGCCCCAAAAGTCGCGGGGCGGTTATTGGTGTTCTTCCCGGGGGGCTATGAAGAGAATAACTACCGGCTGCTGGACGGTTACGACGGCTGGAACTACCACGCCACCCCGATTACCCCGGACCAAGGCAGATAA